ATATATTTTTCAGTGACATATTTCTAACCAAATACATCATCACTCCCACACTCACCTCGACAAGCTTGGCAAGTTTTGTTTGAGATAAAGAAAGATATTGCTTCACTGACTCTGAAGTACTTGGGACCTGGTGAGGTTGTAACGTGCTAAGGACCTTCTCTACTGCTTTTTTAACTATGATTTTGTGAGCATCCTTGCTCAGAACACCCTTATGCCAACTTGGCTTCAAAAGTTCTTTCACAACTTCCACAAGTGAtgcatgaaaatttttcaaCGCTCTTGATTCCTCTACTTTAAGATCAGCATCAGCTTCAATCATTTGTCTAGACATCTCTTCTTTACTTTCCGTCCTATGTCGCCCACTGCTTACTGACTTTGAACCACAATCAATAGGCATTTGGTCTGCTTCCATGACATCTCTGACACATTCATTGTCCAAAAACCTCTCTTCCTTCAGAAAAGATTTTTTATTTTGCGATTGAGTACCAACAGATTCTTTTGCTTCTGCTGTAGAATCTTTACTAGAAAAGTTTTTGGCAGAAAAAAGAACTGAATATTTGTTGGAACTACATTCTGTACCAAGAGTTCCTGTTGGAAATGAATCAGCATCTGCCTGCACGTGTGCTCCAAGTACTGAAGCTTCCTTACCAGATTGTGAAATTTTTGAGTATCCAACAACTGAGCTGGCTTGCTCAATGCTATCACGTATGGGATCATATAGGCTTGCTGAAGACAATAAGTGCCTAGTCATAAAAAATGAGGGTCGAAAAGGAACAGATGGTTCCCAATCATAAAGTGTCTTGGTCTTAGACCTGGCCGAGCATTGCTTATCATTAACAGCATTAGTTTGAGAGACATTTTCTGATTCAGAACCAGAAAAAGGTGAAGAGCTTCGTTGGACAGAAGCAGATCTAGGAGCATAATCCCCTTGACCACTCCCTAACTGCTTTTGAGTGCTCAGTGAATCTGTATTCCAAGAGGGGTAAGCGAAAGACAAAGGAGACCTATGAAGGGAAGAGAAACTGTGGTCAGTTGCCAAAAAGTTGCTTCTTGTACAAGTCATTTCTTCCAAACTTGTACTGTGAGGGGTACCTATTGTGCTCCCATAAGTTTCTAAGGTTCTAGCATAACTTCTCGAGAAAGTTCCATGAAGAGAGTTGCCTTTGGCCATGGATGAACCATAGCCAAGATATTCCTCTCTGTTCATTTGTCGCCCAAAATCTTGGGAAGAGGGTCGCCCAAAATCTTGGGAAGAGAGCACCAATCGATCATCTTTAAGTAAAGGCAACTCCTTAGTCTCACTCCTCTTGTTTGGGCTTTCTCCACCATGTGGGGTGAGCTGAACTGAAGAAGCTGCCATATGAAGAAAATCATGCAGCCTTAATCTTTTAGTTGTTTATCAACAAAGACTAAGGAATCCTAAGGAAAATAACGTGATAATATAAGCATCCTCACACACCACAACAACATATAAATTACCTTTCTTGTCTGGTAGTTCACTTTTCTTTGCTGCAGCATCCACAGTTCCTTCTTTATCGTGACTAGTAATAGCCGCTCCTCCTTTTATGTGTAGAAATCTACAAGAATGCCCTTTGATGCACCAGCCCTTAgcaaaaaaatcacaaacaaCTGCTTGTCGTTTATTTCCATCATTCAACACGGATTCAGGAGATGAACTTCTTGGCCTAATCCTGAAAATTCTAGGAGGAATCAGTGCTGGCTCCAAGCCAGGATAGAACAAAGACAAGACTCAACTATAAAGTTAAAACCCAGCACAAGTTTACACTAGCATTATTTGACCTTGGAGCCTCTCCTTTTGAATCTTTCCCAGAGATGTCATAAGTTCCTTTCTCGAAATAGGGATCCTCATTATCCTTCTTACTTTCAGTATCAATATGTGAGATTGCAGCATCCAATTCGTGAACGGGCAGCCTAGTAGAATCACCACTCCTCCCCCACTTGTCACATAGTGAAGCTCCATTATTATGGtccataaaaaataattttcctGCAAGGGCCCACAATGATTTTTGAACCAGCAGTTCTTATGGTAGAACTCTAGAAGCAATATATGATAAGGAAGCATCATAAAACTTGTAGGAACTCCCTAAAATTCATTATGATGCTAAAAATCCTCACCATCAACATGAGGTTCCTCATTATGAGTTGTCACACTCGACCCAGAAATCCTGTAATCACCAGCACAGCCTTGATCAACATGAGTATCTGGCAGTAGATTTGCCACTGATATTCCTGGAGTGGCAAAACCTGGTATGAAGTGATCCTCATTGCAATCAGGCTCAATAACTTGGCCAGTATCTAAAATGAAGAAACAGAACATCAACAAATGAAGCACACCAGCCATCTGCTCAGACAAACTAATTCCATTATAGAAAAGTAGAGCTCCTAGAGAACATTACAAGGGGATGAATCTGCTGACTCAACATGAGCATGAAACATAAACAGAGCAACTAAGCAGAAAATGCTTCTTCTCGTTCAAATAGAATTCAGAGGTCAAATTTCTGCCAGAAAGATCAGAGTGCCCATCTACAGTGAAAAATCACGAAACCTGACTCCAATCTTTCTCAGAATTTTCAAGTCTGAAATAAGTACATTATCCACGCGCCCAATTCTAAAAGGAGATCCAGGCATCTACTCCTCAAATGATAGAACCTTCGTACTCctgatttcttttcaatgaGTTTATTTCTAGTGGCTTTAGCTCACTTTACGTCCAAACAGCTTATGTTCTATAGAAATTTCAACAAAGAGAAAAGGATGATATACATCCAGA
This portion of the Coffea arabica cultivar ET-39 chromosome 2e, Coffea Arabica ET-39 HiFi, whole genome shotgun sequence genome encodes:
- the LOC140004084 gene encoding protein FRIGIDA-ESSENTIAL 1-like isoform X2; its protein translation is MAAAATAKDPSSAETNSEALSDEDIEYEEIEEEIEVEEEIEVEEEEEVEEEVEEEVEEEVVGGGGDVKGEVDDDIDKEFGEELTPSNQVNDQNGFATPGISVANLLPDTHVDQGCAGDYRISGSSVTTHNEEPHVDGKLFFMDHNNGASLCDKWGRSGDSTRLPVHELDAAISHIDTESKKDNEDPYFEKGTYDISGKDSKGEAPRIRPRSSSPESVLNDGNKRQAVVCDFFAKGWCIKGHSCRFLHIKGGAAITSHDKEGTVDAAAKKSELPDKKASSVQLTPHGGESPNKRSETKELPLLKDDRLVLSSQDFGRPSSQDFGRQMNREEYLGYGSSMAKGNSLHGTFSRSYARTLETYGSTIGTPHSTSLEEMTCTRSNFLATDHSFSSLHRSPLSFAYPSWNTDSLSTQKQLGSGQGDYAPRSASVQRSSSPFSGSESENVSQTNAVNDKQCSARSKTKTLYDWEPSVPFRPSFFMTRHLLSSASLYDPIRDSIEQASSVVGYSKISQSGKEASVLGAHVQADADSFPTGTLGTECSSNKYSVLFSAKNFSSKDSTAEAKESVGTQSQNKKSFLKEERFLDNECVRDVMEADQMPIDCGSKSVSSGRHRTESKEEMSRQMIEADADLKVEESRALKNFHASLVEVVKELLKPSWHKGVLSKDAHKIIVKKAVEKVLSTLQPHQVPSTSESVKQYLSLSQTKLAKLVEGYVDKYRKSSLG
- the LOC140004084 gene encoding protein FRIGIDA-ESSENTIAL 1-like isoform X1, whose amino-acid sequence is MAAAATAKDPSSAETNSEALSDEDIEYEEIEEEIEVEEEIEVEEEEEVEEEVEEEVEEEVVGGGGDVKGEVDDDIDKEFGEELTPSNQVNDQNDTGQVIEPDCNEDHFIPGFATPGISVANLLPDTHVDQGCAGDYRISGSSVTTHNEEPHVDGKLFFMDHNNGASLCDKWGRSGDSTRLPVHELDAAISHIDTESKKDNEDPYFEKGTYDISGKDSKGEAPRIRPRSSSPESVLNDGNKRQAVVCDFFAKGWCIKGHSCRFLHIKGGAAITSHDKEGTVDAAAKKSELPDKKASSVQLTPHGGESPNKRSETKELPLLKDDRLVLSSQDFGRPSSQDFGRQMNREEYLGYGSSMAKGNSLHGTFSRSYARTLETYGSTIGTPHSTSLEEMTCTRSNFLATDHSFSSLHRSPLSFAYPSWNTDSLSTQKQLGSGQGDYAPRSASVQRSSSPFSGSESENVSQTNAVNDKQCSARSKTKTLYDWEPSVPFRPSFFMTRHLLSSASLYDPIRDSIEQASSVVGYSKISQSGKEASVLGAHVQADADSFPTGTLGTECSSNKYSVLFSAKNFSSKDSTAEAKESVGTQSQNKKSFLKEERFLDNECVRDVMEADQMPIDCGSKSVSSGRHRTESKEEMSRQMIEADADLKVEESRALKNFHASLVEVVKELLKPSWHKGVLSKDAHKIIVKKAVEKVLSTLQPHQVPSTSESVKQYLSLSQTKLAKLVEGYVDKYRKSSLG